The Argentina anserina chromosome 3, drPotAnse1.1, whole genome shotgun sequence genome includes a region encoding these proteins:
- the LOC126785794 gene encoding peroxidase 27-like yields the protein MATSKLIFLLIQGILLLSVLDCAFAQGLKVGFYAKSCPKAEAVVKKVIAQTMAVAPSLSGPLLRMHFHDCFVRGCDGSVLLNSSSNQAEKDAIPNLSLRGYGVIDRVKSALEKACPRVVSCSDILAIVARDVVVAAMGGHWDVETGRRDGNVSNMIDALRNLPPPSANITTLKSSFAQKGLSAKDLVVLSGSHTIGTSHCSSFNNRIYNFTGNSDTDPTLDNNYIAKLKMKCKPNDQKTLVEMDPGSFKTFDGSYYTLVAKRRGLFQSDAALLDDSETKAYVKDHAIPKGEASFLKDFGVSMVNMGRIEVLTGNAGEIRKVCSKIN from the exons ATGGCTACCTCAAAACTTATCTTCCTTCTGATCCAAGGGATTCTTCTGCTTTCTGTCCTAGACTGTGCATTTGCACAGGGACTGAAAGTAGGGTTTTATGCAAAGTCATGCCCGAAAGCTGAGGCCGTAGTGAAGAAGGTTATCGCTCAAACGATGGCAGTAGCACCTTCACTCTCTGGTCCTTTGCTGAGAATGCATTTCCATGATTGCTTTGTCAgg GGTTGCGACGGTTCAGTGCTATTGAATTCTTCATCGAACCAAGCCGAAAAGGACGCAATTCCAAACCTAAGTCTTCGAGGATACGGAGTCATTGACAGAGTTAAGTCTGCTTTGGAAAAAGCATGCCCTAGAGTGGTTTCATGCTCTGACATATTAGCCATTGTGGCTAGGGATGTGGTTGTCGCG GCCATGGGAGGACATTGGGATGTTGAAACTGGACGAAGAGATGGTAATGTATCAAACATGATAGATGCCTTGCGCAATCTCCCACCACCCAGTGCAAACATCACTACTTTAAAGTCAAGCTTTGCACAAAAGGGTCTAAGCGCTAAAGATCTTGTAGTACTATCAG gAAGTCACACCATAGGGACGTCTCATTGCTCTTCCTTCAACAACCGTATTTACAACTTCACCGGAAACAGCGATACCGATCCCACGTTGGATAATAACTACATTGCAAAGTTGAAGATGAAATGCAAGCCCAACGACCAAAAGACTCTCGTCGAGATGGATCCCGGGAGTTTCAAGACATTTGACGGTTCTTATTATACTCTTGTGGCCAAGAGAAGGGGTCTCTTTCAGTCAGATGCAGCTCTTCTTGATGACAGTGAGACCAAAGCTTACGTTAAAGACCATGCCATACCTAAGGGCGAAGCTAGTTTCTTGAAGGATTTTGGTGTTTCAATGGTGAACATGGGTAGGATCGAAGTTCTCACGGGGAATGCAGGAGAGATCAGAAAAGTGTGCAGcaagattaattaa
- the LOC126789542 gene encoding LOW QUALITY PROTEIN: pyruvate, phosphate dikinase regulatory protein 1, chloroplastic (The sequence of the model RefSeq protein was modified relative to this genomic sequence to represent the inferred CDS: inserted 1 base in 1 codon; deleted 1 base in 1 codon), producing the protein MIASSTFTLPNLCPKLDDLHGTPKPPKSSYEPNSEPQPRKFKPSPQLNRWSRARSLRSGRKFDRTGQSTQLNNPNPPLHVLPELKDNTLTSTNGVDDVDLTAGKSIYMVSDGTGWTVEHSVGAALGQFEHCLVDRNCAVNTHLLSGIDDVGQLMEVIKQAAKEGAMVVYTLADPSMAESAKQACEVWGIPNIDMLGPITQSIASHLNVSPSGGPRRYPLTDDYFRRIEAIEFTIKQDDGALPQNLHKADIVLAGVSRTGKTPLSIYLSQKGYKVANVPIVMGVPLPMTLFEIDPEKVFGLTINPVVLQTIRRARAKSLGFSDGVRSNYSEMDHVREELEYARKILAQNPXWPVIEVTGKAIEETAAVVLRLYHDRKNKCSMPRISKRY; encoded by the exons atgataGCTTCTTCCACCTTTACTCTCCCGAACCTCTGTCCCAAACTCGACGACCTCCACGGCACACCCAAACCTCCCAAATCCTCATACGAACCTAACTCCGAGCCTCAGCCTCGGAAGTTCAAACCCAGCCCTCAGCTAAACCGATGGTCCCGCGCTCGGTCCTTGCGGTCCGGCCGGAAATTCGACCGGACCGGCCAATCTACACAACTAAACAACCCAAACCCTCCTCTACATGTCTTGCCGGAGCTAAAAGATAATACTTTAACGTCGACTAACGGCGTCGATGACGTGGACTTGACGGCCGGGAAGTCGATTTACATGGTTTCCGACGGAACTGGCTGGACGGTGGAACACTCCGTCGGGGCGGCGTTGGGCCAATTCGAGCATTGCCTGGTCGATCGGAACTGCGCTGTGAATACCCATTTGTTATCTGGG ATTGATGACGTGGGGCAGTTAATGGAGGTTATAAAGCAAGCAGCTAAAGAAGGAGCTATGGTTGTGTATACATTAGCTGACCCATCAATGGCTGAGTCTGCTAAACAAGCTTGTGAAGTTTGGGGGATT CCCAATATTGATATGTTGGGTCCAATTACACAGTCCATAGCTTCACATTTGAATGTGTCACCTTCTGGGGGTCCTAGGAGGTACCCACTTACAGATGACTATTTTCGGAGGATCGAAGCCATTGAGTTTACCATTAAGCAAGATGATGGGGCATTGCCCCAGAACTTGCACAAGGCTGACATTGTGCTTGCAGGGGTTTCAAGAACAGGGAAGACCCCGTTGtcgatttatttgtcacagaAGGGGTACAAGGTGGCTAATGTGCCTATTGTGATGGGGGTTCCTTTGCCAATGACTCTATTTGAGATTGATCCGGAGAAAGTTTTCGGGTTGACTATTAATCCTGTTGTGTTGCAAACGATTAGGAGGGCGAGAGCTAAGAGTTTGGGGTTTAGTGATGGAGTGAGGAGTAACTATTCTGAGATGGATCATGTTCGAGAGGAGCTTGAGTATGCACGAAAGATTCTAGCACAAAATC TCTGGCCTGTAATTG AAGTGACAGGAAAAGCGATAGAAGAAACTGCAGCCGTTGTATTGAGGCTTTATCATGACAGGAAGAACAAGTGCTCAATGCCAAGAATATCAAAACGCTACTGA
- the LOC126785797 gene encoding probable UDP-3-O-acylglucosamine N-acyltransferase 2, mitochondrial isoform X1 has product MALVLRRVAAALGYTPQQVRVLSQLGFGACYSSNACSVSSAKLGDDGDGTRPQGFQSCPNGGGCFHKFASIDPTAFVEFGAVVHSKAVVGEHVCIGSGTVIGHGVSVGQWTKIGYNVSLSNCSVGDSCIIHNGACIGQDGFGFMVNEHGTMLKKPQMLNARIGNCVEIGANTCIDRGSWRDTVIGDHSKIDNLVQIGHNVVIGENCMLCGQVGIAGSVTIGDYVTMGGRVAVRDHVSIVSKVRLAATSCVTRDIKEAGDYGGFPAVPIHKWRRQVVIHSRTTKWNS; this is encoded by the exons ATGGCATTAGTGCTTAGAAGAGTTGCAGCTGCATTGGGATACACGCCACAACAAGTTCGAGTCTTGTCTCAATTGGGCTTTGGAGCTTGTTACAGTTCAAATGCTTGCTCTGTCTCGTCTG CAAAATTAGGTGATGATGGGGATGGAACTAGGCCTCAAGGTTTCCAAAGCTGCCCTAATGGAGGTGGGTGTTTTCACAAGTTTGCCAGCATTGACCCAACAGCTTTTGTGGAGTTTGGTGCTGTTGTGCATTCGAAAGCCGTTGTGGGTGAACATGTTTGTATTGGTTCTGGAACTGTTATTGGACACGGTGTCTCAGTTGGACAATGGACGAAAATTGG CTACAATGTTTCACTTAGTAATTGCAGTGTAGGAGATTCGTGTATAATCCACAATGGTGCATGCATCGGTCAAGATG GATTTGGGTTTATGGTTAATGAGCATGGGACTATGTTGAAGAAGCCTCAG ATGCTGAATGCTAGGATAGGGAATTGTGTGGAGATTGGTGCAAATACATGCATTGACAGGGGAAG TTGGAGAGACACTGTCATTGGAGATCATTCAAAGATTGATAATTTAGTTCAG ATTGGTCATAATGTAGTTATTGGGGAGAATTGCATGCTTTGTGGTCAAGTTGGAATTGCAGGCTCAGTGAC GATAGGagactatgtcactatgggaGGAAGGGTAGCAGTTCGCGACCATGTCTCCATTGTATCAAAG GTACGACTTGCTGCTACTAGCTGTGTCACGAGGGACATAAAAGAAGCTGGAGATTACGGAGGCTTCCCAGCT GTTCCAATCCACAAGTGGCGAAGACAAGTTGTGATCCACAGTCGTACAACAAAGTGGAACTCTTAG
- the LOC126785802 gene encoding protein NDR1-like, whose product MFESENKHFYLCILEILAVLGLLALVLWLSLRPKSPTYTIVDITIPNYGLENGTQNGSIAYILEIGNSNKDSRIYYDTSYLTFYYGQDKVAETTIAPFHQGRHKTRSQLGDIDANPQVWRAVRNSILNATAELKVTLLTKIRYKTWGIKSKQHGQDLQGSIPVGKDGKLSGKKKKIKLSHGSRKLRRSSLRLLD is encoded by the coding sequence ATGTTTGAAAGCGAAAACAAGCATTTCTATTTGTGCATTTTAGAAATTTTGGCCGTTCTGGGTCTTCTGGCCTTAGTTCTTTGGCTAAGTTTGCGCCCAAAGTCCCCCACTTATACCATAGTGGATATCACCATCCCAAATTATGGTTTGGAGAATGGGACACAGAATGGTTCTATTGCATACATCCTTGAAATTGGAAACTCCAACAAAGACTCCAGAATTTATTATGATACATCATACTTGACGTTCTATTATGGGCAGGATAAAGTTGCAGAGACAACCATAGCTCcttttcatcaagggagacacaAGACCCGTTCACAGTTGGGTGATATCGATGCCAATCCACAGGTGTGGAGAGCTGTTCGGAATTCAATATTGAATGCAACTGCAGAACTCAAGGTGACATTGCTAACTAAGATCCGATACAAAACATGGGGAATCAAGAGTAAGCAACATGGGCAAGACTTGCAAGGTTCAATACCAGTAGGTAAAGATGGCAAGCTTTCTggtaagaagaagaaaatcaagCTAAGCCATGGTTCCCGGAAACTGAGGAGGAGCAGTCTCCGATTATTAGATTAG
- the LOC126785801 gene encoding uncharacterized protein LOC126785801 isoform X1 → MAETPKLDLGSIDEVHGLEVKMGTQKISVSDHLNGFHYTADKSDNFVIDMESFNHGITDKDVTANSRISLQRNHSRKWLQRVGDKKISTDGNSNDRDISTSAISSPKGPLTPKKPAVVAGIVDHPGSPQVHHQITVTATNIGATADGRCVVRRNSFRRSSFWAVDPKRVLFFFATLSSIGTILLIYFTLAIGKYNLEENSLDW, encoded by the exons ATGGCGGAAACTCCCAAGTTG GATTTGGGTTCCATCGATGAGGTCCACGGATTAGAAGTGAAAATGGGCACACAGAAAATCTCAGTCTCGGATCATCTAAATGGATTTCACTACACAGCAGATAAATCTGATAATTTTGTGATTGACATGGAGAGTTTCAACCATGGCATCACAGATAAAGATGTCACTGCAAATTCTAGAATCTCG TTGCAGAGAAATCATTCAAGGAAATGGTTACAGAGAGTTGGAGACAAGAAGATAAGCACTGATGGTAACTCAAATGATAGAGATATTTCAACTTCAGCTATAAGTTCACCCAAAG GGCCTCTTACGCCAAAAAAGCCGGCTGTGGTTGCAGGGATCGTAGATCACCCGGGCAGCCCGCAAGTCCACCATCAGATCACCGTCACAGCAACCAACATTGGTGCCACTGCTGATGGCAGATGTGTTGTTAGACGAAATAGTTTCCGGCGTTCTTCATTTTGGGCAGTTGATCCCAAGAGggttctcttcttctttgcaACATT GTCAAGCATTGGTACAATCTTACTTATATATTTCACACTTGCAATTGGCAAGTACAATCTAGAGGAAAATAGTCTTGATTGGTAG
- the LOC126785797 gene encoding probable UDP-3-O-acylglucosamine N-acyltransferase 2, mitochondrial isoform X2 translates to MALVLRRVAAALGYTPQQVRVLSQLGFGACYSSNACSVSSGDDGDGTRPQGFQSCPNGGGCFHKFASIDPTAFVEFGAVVHSKAVVGEHVCIGSGTVIGHGVSVGQWTKIGYNVSLSNCSVGDSCIIHNGACIGQDGFGFMVNEHGTMLKKPQMLNARIGNCVEIGANTCIDRGSWRDTVIGDHSKIDNLVQIGHNVVIGENCMLCGQVGIAGSVTIGDYVTMGGRVAVRDHVSIVSKVRLAATSCVTRDIKEAGDYGGFPAVPIHKWRRQVVIHSRTTKWNS, encoded by the exons ATGGCATTAGTGCTTAGAAGAGTTGCAGCTGCATTGGGATACACGCCACAACAAGTTCGAGTCTTGTCTCAATTGGGCTTTGGAGCTTGTTACAGTTCAAATGCTTGCTCTGTCTCGTCTG GTGATGATGGGGATGGAACTAGGCCTCAAGGTTTCCAAAGCTGCCCTAATGGAGGTGGGTGTTTTCACAAGTTTGCCAGCATTGACCCAACAGCTTTTGTGGAGTTTGGTGCTGTTGTGCATTCGAAAGCCGTTGTGGGTGAACATGTTTGTATTGGTTCTGGAACTGTTATTGGACACGGTGTCTCAGTTGGACAATGGACGAAAATTGG CTACAATGTTTCACTTAGTAATTGCAGTGTAGGAGATTCGTGTATAATCCACAATGGTGCATGCATCGGTCAAGATG GATTTGGGTTTATGGTTAATGAGCATGGGACTATGTTGAAGAAGCCTCAG ATGCTGAATGCTAGGATAGGGAATTGTGTGGAGATTGGTGCAAATACATGCATTGACAGGGGAAG TTGGAGAGACACTGTCATTGGAGATCATTCAAAGATTGATAATTTAGTTCAG ATTGGTCATAATGTAGTTATTGGGGAGAATTGCATGCTTTGTGGTCAAGTTGGAATTGCAGGCTCAGTGAC GATAGGagactatgtcactatgggaGGAAGGGTAGCAGTTCGCGACCATGTCTCCATTGTATCAAAG GTACGACTTGCTGCTACTAGCTGTGTCACGAGGGACATAAAAGAAGCTGGAGATTACGGAGGCTTCCCAGCT GTTCCAATCCACAAGTGGCGAAGACAAGTTGTGATCCACAGTCGTACAACAAAGTGGAACTCTTAG
- the LOC126785801 gene encoding uncharacterized protein LOC126785801 isoform X2, translating into MAETPKLDLGSIDEVHGLEVKMGTQKISVSDHLNGFHYTADKSDNFVIDMESFNHGITDKDVTANSRISRNHSRKWLQRVGDKKISTDGNSNDRDISTSAISSPKGPLTPKKPAVVAGIVDHPGSPQVHHQITVTATNIGATADGRCVVRRNSFRRSSFWAVDPKRVLFFFATLSSIGTILLIYFTLAIGKYNLEENSLDW; encoded by the exons ATGGCGGAAACTCCCAAGTTG GATTTGGGTTCCATCGATGAGGTCCACGGATTAGAAGTGAAAATGGGCACACAGAAAATCTCAGTCTCGGATCATCTAAATGGATTTCACTACACAGCAGATAAATCTGATAATTTTGTGATTGACATGGAGAGTTTCAACCATGGCATCACAGATAAAGATGTCACTGCAAATTCTAGAATCTCG AGAAATCATTCAAGGAAATGGTTACAGAGAGTTGGAGACAAGAAGATAAGCACTGATGGTAACTCAAATGATAGAGATATTTCAACTTCAGCTATAAGTTCACCCAAAG GGCCTCTTACGCCAAAAAAGCCGGCTGTGGTTGCAGGGATCGTAGATCACCCGGGCAGCCCGCAAGTCCACCATCAGATCACCGTCACAGCAACCAACATTGGTGCCACTGCTGATGGCAGATGTGTTGTTAGACGAAATAGTTTCCGGCGTTCTTCATTTTGGGCAGTTGATCCCAAGAGggttctcttcttctttgcaACATT GTCAAGCATTGGTACAATCTTACTTATATATTTCACACTTGCAATTGGCAAGTACAATCTAGAGGAAAATAGTCTTGATTGGTAG
- the LOC126785799 gene encoding NDR1/HIN1-like protein 26 — protein MYSPRLPVSTPRPQPIKRQHTARYYAHRVKESLTTRVFKLICSIFLALLLAVGLITFILWLSLRPHRPRFHIHQFSVPGMNQATGFENAVISFNASARNANHNIGIYYDSMDAAVYYKDQRIGLISSILPEFYQGPKNTTEVEGSFTGASLTVSSQRWMEFMNDRAKGTVVFRLDLTSTIRFKISTWNSKRHRLHTNCDIGVGQDGLILATSKDKRCPVYFT, from the coding sequence ATGTACTCCCCCCGGCTGCCAGTGTCAACCCCGCGGCCCCAACCCATTAAGCGTCAGCACACTGCCCGGTACTACGCCCATCGCGTCAAGGAAAGCCTCACCACTCGGGTTTTCAAGCTTATATGTTCCATATTCTTGGCTCTCCTTCTTGCTGTTGGTCTAATAACTTTCATACTATGGCTTAGTCTCCGTCCTCATCGTCCCAGATTTCATATCCATCAATTTTCAGTACCCGGTATGAACCAAGCAACGGGGTTCGAAAATGCAGTGATATCATTCAATGCCAGCGCCCGTAATGCGAACCATAATATCGGCATATATTATGATTCGATGGACGCGGCAGTTTACTATAAGGACCAGCGGATTGGTTTAATCTCATCAATACTGCCAGAATTTTATCAAGGTCCCAAGAACACAACCGAGGTAGAAGGATCGTTTACAGGTGCCAGCTTGACGGTAAGTAGCCAGCGTTGGATGGAGTTCATGAATGATCGTGCAAAAGGGACGGTTGTGTTTCGCCTGGATCTGACGTCGACCATTAGGTTCAAGATTTCGACCTGGAATAGTAAGCGCCACCGTCTTCACACCAACTGTGATATTGGCGTAGGCCAAGATGGCCTGATCCTGGCCACTTCTAAAGACAAGAGATGTCCCGTCTATTTTACTTAG
- the LOC126785801 gene encoding uncharacterized protein LOC126785801 isoform X3: MAETPKLDLGSIDEVHGLEVKMGTQKISVSDHLNGFHYTADKSDNFVIDMESFNHGITDKDVTANSRISLQRNHSRKWLQRVGDKKISTDGNSNDRDISTSAISSPKGIVDHPGSPQVHHQITVTATNIGATADGRCVVRRNSFRRSSFWAVDPKRVLFFFATLSSIGTILLIYFTLAIGKYNLEENSLDW, encoded by the exons ATGGCGGAAACTCCCAAGTTG GATTTGGGTTCCATCGATGAGGTCCACGGATTAGAAGTGAAAATGGGCACACAGAAAATCTCAGTCTCGGATCATCTAAATGGATTTCACTACACAGCAGATAAATCTGATAATTTTGTGATTGACATGGAGAGTTTCAACCATGGCATCACAGATAAAGATGTCACTGCAAATTCTAGAATCTCG TTGCAGAGAAATCATTCAAGGAAATGGTTACAGAGAGTTGGAGACAAGAAGATAAGCACTGATGGTAACTCAAATGATAGAGATATTTCAACTTCAGCTATAAGTTCACCCAAAG GGATCGTAGATCACCCGGGCAGCCCGCAAGTCCACCATCAGATCACCGTCACAGCAACCAACATTGGTGCCACTGCTGATGGCAGATGTGTTGTTAGACGAAATAGTTTCCGGCGTTCTTCATTTTGGGCAGTTGATCCCAAGAGggttctcttcttctttgcaACATT GTCAAGCATTGGTACAATCTTACTTATATATTTCACACTTGCAATTGGCAAGTACAATCTAGAGGAAAATAGTCTTGATTGGTAG
- the LOC126785801 gene encoding uncharacterized protein LOC126785801 isoform X4 — protein sequence MAETPKLDLGSIDEVHGLEVKMGTQKISVSDHLNGFHYTADKSDNFVIDMESFNHGITDKDVTANSRISRNHSRKWLQRVGDKKISTDGNSNDRDISTSAISSPKGIVDHPGSPQVHHQITVTATNIGATADGRCVVRRNSFRRSSFWAVDPKRVLFFFATLSSIGTILLIYFTLAIGKYNLEENSLDW from the exons ATGGCGGAAACTCCCAAGTTG GATTTGGGTTCCATCGATGAGGTCCACGGATTAGAAGTGAAAATGGGCACACAGAAAATCTCAGTCTCGGATCATCTAAATGGATTTCACTACACAGCAGATAAATCTGATAATTTTGTGATTGACATGGAGAGTTTCAACCATGGCATCACAGATAAAGATGTCACTGCAAATTCTAGAATCTCG AGAAATCATTCAAGGAAATGGTTACAGAGAGTTGGAGACAAGAAGATAAGCACTGATGGTAACTCAAATGATAGAGATATTTCAACTTCAGCTATAAGTTCACCCAAAG GGATCGTAGATCACCCGGGCAGCCCGCAAGTCCACCATCAGATCACCGTCACAGCAACCAACATTGGTGCCACTGCTGATGGCAGATGTGTTGTTAGACGAAATAGTTTCCGGCGTTCTTCATTTTGGGCAGTTGATCCCAAGAGggttctcttcttctttgcaACATT GTCAAGCATTGGTACAATCTTACTTATATATTTCACACTTGCAATTGGCAAGTACAATCTAGAGGAAAATAGTCTTGATTGGTAG